A window of the Dioscorea cayenensis subsp. rotundata cultivar TDr96_F1 chromosome 14, TDr96_F1_v2_PseudoChromosome.rev07_lg8_w22 25.fasta, whole genome shotgun sequence genome harbors these coding sequences:
- the LOC120275380 gene encoding 1-aminocyclopropane-1-carboxylate synthase-like — translation MEMGLLSRIATNDGHGENSSYFDGWKAYDSDPYHPVDNPNGVIQMGLAENQLCHDLMVEWIKEHPTASICTKEGASQFKDVAIFQDYHGLPSFTKAVAQYMEKVRGGRVKVKPERIVMSGGATGAQEIIAFCLADPGDAFLIPTPFYPAFARDFCWRTGVKLIPVHCKSSNNFRITREALEAEYKKAEKSNTRVKGLLITNPSNPLGTMMDKNTLEELLQWTNEKKIHLVCDEIFAGTVFGQGAEFTSVAQVLEEDTSKTKYDPNLLHIACSLSKDLGMPGFRVGIVYSYNDNVVKCGRRMSSFGLVSTQTQHLLAPMLADNNFTSKLMIENSKRLHDRHEKFTSGLADVGIKCLSSNAGLFCWMDLRRLLESISVEGENKLWRIIIDEVKLNVSPGSSFHCTEPGWFRVCFANMDSETMEEALGRIRRFVFRLGEEEEKKKKEKEKEKKKKKFERMLSLPKRFDEMVFTPRGILSPRSPLVKAT, via the exons ATGGAAATGGGACTGCTTTCAAGGATTGCTACAAATGATGGACATGGAGAGAACTCTTCATACTTTGATGGATGGAAAGCTTATGATAGTGATCCATACCACCCTGTTGATAACCCTAATGGTGTTATACAAATGGGTCTTGCTGAAAACCAG CTTTGTCATGATTTAATGGTGGAATGGATTAAGGAACATCCCACTgcttccatttgcacaaaagaaggtGCTTCTCAGTTCAAGGATGTTGCCATTTTTCAAGACTATCATGGCCTCCCTTCCTTCACCAAA GCTGTTGCACAATATATGGAAAAAGTCAGAGGGGGAAGAGTCAAAGTCAAACCGGAGAGAATTGTGATGAGCGGTGGGGCCACTGGTGCTCAAGAAATCATAGCCTTTTGTCTTGCTGACCCTGGTGATGCTTTTCTCATCCCCACCCCTTTCTATCCAGC ATTTGCAAGGGACTTTTGTTGGAGAACAGGAGTGAAACTTATTCCGGTGCATTGCAAAAGCTCAAACAATTTCCGAATAACAAGAGAAGCATTAGAAGCCGAATACAAAAAAGCCGAAAAATCAAACACAAGAGTGAAAGGTTTGCTCATAACAAATCCTTCCAATCCTCTTGGAACAATGATGGACAAAAACACGTTGGAGGAACTTCTTCAATGGACAAACGAGAAGAAAATACATCTTGTTTGCGACGAAATCTTCGCTGGGACCGTATTCGGTCAAGGAGCAGAATTCACAAGTGTAGCTCAAGTGCTAGAAGAAGATACATCGAAAACAAAGTACGATCCAAATTTGCTTCATATCGCATGTAGTCTTTCGAAAGATTTAGGAATGCCGGGATTTCGAGTTGGTATAGTTTACTCGTACAATGATAACGTAGTGAAATGCGGTCGAAGAATGTCAAGCTTCGGCCTTGTTTCGACACAAACTCAGCATTTGCTTGCACCGATGCTGGCAGACAACAACTTCACTAGCAAACTAATGATAGAAAACTCGAAGAGATTGCATGATAGGCATGAGAAGTTTACGTCGGGCTTGGCCGATGTCGGCATAAAGTGTTTGTCAAGCAATGCAGGACTGTTCTGTTGGATGGATTTACGCCGGCTTTTGGAAAGTATAAGTGTGGAAGGTGAGAACAAGTTGTGGAGGATTATCATTGATGAAGTGAAACTAAATGTGTCACCGGGGTCTTCTTTTCATTGTACTGAGCCAGGGTGGTTTAGGGTTTGTTTTGCAAACATGGATAGTGAGACAATGGAGGAAGCACTTGGAAGGATAAGGAGGTTTGTTTTTAggcttggtgaagaagaagagaagaagaagaaggagaaggagaaggagaagaagaagaagaagtttgagAGGATGTTGAGTTTGCCAAAGAGGTTTGATGAGATGGTTTTTACTCCCAGGGGTATTTTATCTCCTCGTTCTCCTCTTGTCAAAGCCACTTGA
- the LOC120275632 gene encoding C-terminal binding protein AN-like isoform X2: MTTANAATSLPPNPNPMATLPLVVSLNCLEDPALEEETLAGLATVEHVGLSHVSDGRIDSAAAVLLHSLAFLPRAAQRRLQPWQLILCLGSTDRVVDSSLASDLGLRLVHVDSGRAEEVADTIMALFLSLLRRTHLLSRQSSSAASGWLGSIQPFCRGMRRCRGLVLGIIGRSASARCLATRSLAFKMRVLYFDFHEGGKGKSRRLPSTFPPAARRMDTLNDLLAASDLVSLHCSLTDDTMHLINADRLQHLKPGAFIVNTGSSQLIDDCALKQLLIDGTIAGCALDGAEGPQWMEAWVREMPNVLILPHSADYSEEVWMEIREKAISLLHSFFLDGVIPKNSISDEDEEPSETGYEDDVSDKRAKESILRICDDRMTDESHLSAAFSEKKGLHETNDPESSALSQNIPRSERRRSRSGKKGKKRPAHRRSRQKSDEFLAAERDSNSISRRDNDTVMCGRDQVLSSSSRFASPEDSRSKESRLLEPKLELSSGKQAPFNAGLGRNSGELLKDGFVIALHARDHPGFHVSRQRVPGGGWFLDTMSNITKRDPAAQFLVAFKSKDELGLRSFTAGGKLLQINRRMEFVFASYSFDVWESWMLEGSWLDECRLVNCRNPLAILDVRIEILATVGEDDGITRWLN, from the exons ATGACCACTGCTAACGCAGCCACATCACTGCCTCCCAACCCCAATCCCATGGCCACCCTCCCCCTCGTTGTCTCTCTCAACTGTCTTGAAGACCCTGCTCTCGAGGAGGAAACCCTCGCTGGCCTCGCCACCGTCGAGCACGTCGGGCTCTCCCACGTCTCCGATGGCCGGATCGATTCCGCCGCTGCCGTCCTCCTCCACTCCCTTGCCTTCCTCCCTCGCGCTGCTCAGCGTCGCCTCCAGCCCTGGCAACTCATTCTCTGCCTCGGCTCCACTGACCGCGTCGTTGACTCCTCCCTTGCCTCAGATCTCGGCCTCCGCCTTGTTCACGTTGACTCCGGCCGCGCCGAGGAGGTCGCCGATACTATCATGGCTCTGTTCCTCAGTCTTCTACGCCGGACTCACCTGCTTTCTCGGCAGTCCTCTTCGGCCGCCTCCGGGTGGCTCGGGTCCATCCAGCCATTTTGCCGAGGGATGCGTCGATGCCGGGGGCTTGTGCTTGGGATTATCGGGAGATCCGCTTCCGCTAGGTGTTTGGCCACCAGGAGCCTTGCTTTCAAGATGAGGGTTCTTTACTTTGATTTCCATGAG GGTGGTAAGGGTAAATCAAGGCGACTGCCTTCTACATTCCCTCCTGCTGCTCGTAGAATGGACACACTCAATGATCTTCTGGCAGCTAGTGACCTTGTTTCGCTTCATTGCTCTTTAACAGATGATACTATGCATCTCATTAATGCCGATCGCTTGCAGCACTTAAAGCCTG GAGCATTCATCGTGAACACAGGCAGTAGTCAGCTGATAGATGACTGTGCCCTTAAACAGTTGTTAATTGATGGCACCATAGCTGGTTGTGCATTGGATGGTGCTGAGGGGCCACAGTGGATGGAAGCATGG GTGAGAGAAATGCCGAATGTGTTGATTCTTCCTCACAGTGCAGATTATAGTGAAGAAGTGTGGATGGAAATAAGGGAGAAAGCCATCTCTTTGTTGCATTCATTTTTCCTTGATGGAGTTATTCCAAAGAATTCTATCTCGGATGAAGACGAAGAACCTAGTGAAACTGGTTATGAAGATGACGTGTCAGATAAACGAGCTAAGGAAAGTATTCTTCGAATTTGTGATGATCGGATGACAGATGAAAGCCATTTAAGTGCAGCATTCAGTGAGAAAAAAGGTCTACATGAAACAAATGACCCTGAGAGTTCAGCTCTGTCTCAGAATATTCCAAGATCTGAGAGGAGGCGTAGTCGATCAGGTAAGAAGGGTAAGAAGAGACCTGCTCATCGGCGGTCCCGACAGAAGTCAGATGAATTTTTGGCTGCAGAAAGAGACAGCAACTCCATCTCACGCAGAGATAATGATACCGTTATGTGTGGCAGGGACCAAGTTTTGAGTTCTAGTTCCCGATTTGCATCCCCAGAAGATTCCAGGAGTAAAGAATCACGTCTTCTTGAACCCAAGTTGGAATTGTCATCTGGGAAACAGGCTCCATTCAATGCAGGACTCGGTAGAAATTCTGGTGAACTGCTGAAAGATGGCTTTGTTATTGCTTTACATGCTAGAGATCACCCTGGTTTCCATGTATCCAGACAGAGGGTTCCAGGTGGTGGATGGTTCCTCGATACTATGTCTAACATAACAAAAAGGGATCCTGCTGCTCAGTTCCTTGTTGCATTTAAAAGCAAG gacGAACTTGGATTGCGTTCATTCACTGCTGGTGGGAAGCTGCTGCAG ATAAATAGAAGAATGGAATTTGTATTTGCAAGCTACAGTTTTGATGTGTGGGAGAGTTGGATGTTAGAAGGTTCTTGGTTGGATGAATGCAGACTTGTCAATTGCAGAAACCCATTG GCCATTTTGGATGTACGCATTGAGATCCTTGCAACTGTGGGCGAAGATGACGGCATTACTCGATGGCTGAACTAA
- the LOC120275632 gene encoding C-terminal binding protein AN-like isoform X1: MTHFEPNSISLLFLLLQLRPSFSPSSGHGAGEMTTANAATSLPPNPNPMATLPLVVSLNCLEDPALEEETLAGLATVEHVGLSHVSDGRIDSAAAVLLHSLAFLPRAAQRRLQPWQLILCLGSTDRVVDSSLASDLGLRLVHVDSGRAEEVADTIMALFLSLLRRTHLLSRQSSSAASGWLGSIQPFCRGMRRCRGLVLGIIGRSASARCLATRSLAFKMRVLYFDFHEGGKGKSRRLPSTFPPAARRMDTLNDLLAASDLVSLHCSLTDDTMHLINADRLQHLKPGAFIVNTGSSQLIDDCALKQLLIDGTIAGCALDGAEGPQWMEAWVREMPNVLILPHSADYSEEVWMEIREKAISLLHSFFLDGVIPKNSISDEDEEPSETGYEDDVSDKRAKESILRICDDRMTDESHLSAAFSEKKGLHETNDPESSALSQNIPRSERRRSRSGKKGKKRPAHRRSRQKSDEFLAAERDSNSISRRDNDTVMCGRDQVLSSSSRFASPEDSRSKESRLLEPKLELSSGKQAPFNAGLGRNSGELLKDGFVIALHARDHPGFHVSRQRVPGGGWFLDTMSNITKRDPAAQFLVAFKSKDELGLRSFTAGGKLLQINRRMEFVFASYSFDVWESWMLEGSWLDECRLVNCRNPLAILDVRIEILATVGEDDGITRWLN; encoded by the exons ATGACCCATTTCGAGCCCAATTccatctctcttctctttctccttctccagCTCCGACCTTCCTTCTCTCCGAGCTCCGGCCATGGCGCCGGCGAGATGACCACTGCTAACGCAGCCACATCACTGCCTCCCAACCCCAATCCCATGGCCACCCTCCCCCTCGTTGTCTCTCTCAACTGTCTTGAAGACCCTGCTCTCGAGGAGGAAACCCTCGCTGGCCTCGCCACCGTCGAGCACGTCGGGCTCTCCCACGTCTCCGATGGCCGGATCGATTCCGCCGCTGCCGTCCTCCTCCACTCCCTTGCCTTCCTCCCTCGCGCTGCTCAGCGTCGCCTCCAGCCCTGGCAACTCATTCTCTGCCTCGGCTCCACTGACCGCGTCGTTGACTCCTCCCTTGCCTCAGATCTCGGCCTCCGCCTTGTTCACGTTGACTCCGGCCGCGCCGAGGAGGTCGCCGATACTATCATGGCTCTGTTCCTCAGTCTTCTACGCCGGACTCACCTGCTTTCTCGGCAGTCCTCTTCGGCCGCCTCCGGGTGGCTCGGGTCCATCCAGCCATTTTGCCGAGGGATGCGTCGATGCCGGGGGCTTGTGCTTGGGATTATCGGGAGATCCGCTTCCGCTAGGTGTTTGGCCACCAGGAGCCTTGCTTTCAAGATGAGGGTTCTTTACTTTGATTTCCATGAG GGTGGTAAGGGTAAATCAAGGCGACTGCCTTCTACATTCCCTCCTGCTGCTCGTAGAATGGACACACTCAATGATCTTCTGGCAGCTAGTGACCTTGTTTCGCTTCATTGCTCTTTAACAGATGATACTATGCATCTCATTAATGCCGATCGCTTGCAGCACTTAAAGCCTG GAGCATTCATCGTGAACACAGGCAGTAGTCAGCTGATAGATGACTGTGCCCTTAAACAGTTGTTAATTGATGGCACCATAGCTGGTTGTGCATTGGATGGTGCTGAGGGGCCACAGTGGATGGAAGCATGG GTGAGAGAAATGCCGAATGTGTTGATTCTTCCTCACAGTGCAGATTATAGTGAAGAAGTGTGGATGGAAATAAGGGAGAAAGCCATCTCTTTGTTGCATTCATTTTTCCTTGATGGAGTTATTCCAAAGAATTCTATCTCGGATGAAGACGAAGAACCTAGTGAAACTGGTTATGAAGATGACGTGTCAGATAAACGAGCTAAGGAAAGTATTCTTCGAATTTGTGATGATCGGATGACAGATGAAAGCCATTTAAGTGCAGCATTCAGTGAGAAAAAAGGTCTACATGAAACAAATGACCCTGAGAGTTCAGCTCTGTCTCAGAATATTCCAAGATCTGAGAGGAGGCGTAGTCGATCAGGTAAGAAGGGTAAGAAGAGACCTGCTCATCGGCGGTCCCGACAGAAGTCAGATGAATTTTTGGCTGCAGAAAGAGACAGCAACTCCATCTCACGCAGAGATAATGATACCGTTATGTGTGGCAGGGACCAAGTTTTGAGTTCTAGTTCCCGATTTGCATCCCCAGAAGATTCCAGGAGTAAAGAATCACGTCTTCTTGAACCCAAGTTGGAATTGTCATCTGGGAAACAGGCTCCATTCAATGCAGGACTCGGTAGAAATTCTGGTGAACTGCTGAAAGATGGCTTTGTTATTGCTTTACATGCTAGAGATCACCCTGGTTTCCATGTATCCAGACAGAGGGTTCCAGGTGGTGGATGGTTCCTCGATACTATGTCTAACATAACAAAAAGGGATCCTGCTGCTCAGTTCCTTGTTGCATTTAAAAGCAAG gacGAACTTGGATTGCGTTCATTCACTGCTGGTGGGAAGCTGCTGCAG ATAAATAGAAGAATGGAATTTGTATTTGCAAGCTACAGTTTTGATGTGTGGGAGAGTTGGATGTTAGAAGGTTCTTGGTTGGATGAATGCAGACTTGTCAATTGCAGAAACCCATTG GCCATTTTGGATGTACGCATTGAGATCCTTGCAACTGTGGGCGAAGATGACGGCATTACTCGATGGCTGAACTAA